Proteins from a genomic interval of Nitrospirota bacterium:
- the aroF gene encoding 3-deoxy-7-phosphoheptulonate synthase, with amino-acid sequence MLIVMHHSATDKDIEKVKSTISNMGLQPVAIPGAERTAIGIIGNQSWIDDGPIRTLKGILEIIHVTKPYKLVSRDFHPADSVVRLSKEVKTGGRSPFLFIAGPCAIESREQIFKTARFIKKLGVPVLRAGAYKPRTSPHSFQGLREVGIEILDEVRKEVGVLVATEVMSPEQVELTASKADILQIGARNMQNFDLLREVGRIKKPVILKRGLSATVEEWLASAEYILLEGNPDVILCERGIRTFETATRNTSDLSVIPLVAESCHLPVIFDPSHATGKRSLVSPLSLAAAVVGSHGIMVEVHPDPEHALSDGPQSLTFKGFEKLKQQMDTLIGFMRAKLADR; translated from the coding sequence ATGCTTATCGTAATGCATCATTCTGCAACAGACAAGGACATAGAGAAGGTAAAAAGCACGATCAGTAATATGGGGCTTCAGCCTGTTGCCATACCGGGCGCTGAACGTACGGCCATCGGCATTATCGGAAACCAGTCGTGGATCGATGATGGACCGATCAGGACCCTGAAGGGCATCCTTGAGATTATTCATGTGACCAAGCCGTATAAGCTGGTGAGCAGGGATTTTCATCCGGCAGACTCCGTCGTCAGGCTTTCAAAAGAGGTGAAGACTGGCGGGCGATCGCCCTTTCTGTTTATCGCCGGCCCCTGTGCCATAGAAAGCAGAGAGCAGATATTCAAGACAGCCAGGTTCATCAAGAAACTTGGAGTTCCTGTCCTGCGGGCCGGAGCGTACAAACCCCGTACGAGCCCGCACAGTTTTCAGGGGCTGCGTGAGGTCGGCATAGAAATTCTTGACGAGGTCAGGAAGGAAGTCGGCGTTCTTGTCGCAACAGAGGTGATGAGCCCTGAACAGGTTGAGCTGACTGCATCGAAAGCTGATATCCTCCAGATCGGCGCACGCAATATGCAGAACTTTGACCTGCTGCGCGAAGTGGGAAGAATAAAAAAGCCGGTGATCCTTAAGCGCGGATTGTCTGCAACCGTTGAAGAATGGCTCGCTTCTGCCGAGTATATTCTTCTTGAAGGGAACCCGGACGTAATTCTTTGCGAGCGGGGCATCAGGACTTTTGAAACTGCTACGAGAAATACGTCGGACCTTTCGGTCATTCCGCTTGTTGCAGAGAGTTGTCATCTGCCGGTTATCTTTGACCCCAGCCATGCTACCGGAAAGCGGAGTTTGGTAAGCCCCCTGTCACTTGCAGCTGCTGTTGTCGGTTCTCACGGCATTATGGTTGAAGTCCATCCTGACCCTGAACATGCACTGTCAGACGGGCCCCAATCGTTAACGTTTAAGGGGTTCGAAAAGCTGAAGCAGCAGATGGATACATTGATTGGGTTTATGAGAGCGAAACTGGCAGACCGCTGA
- a CDS encoding tetratricopeptide repeat protein: protein MSMKRFSLLIIVLTGFVFILRPAKGMASAPELEIKLFNKGYEYLFSYKPEQAAETFRIFLKEFPESSIRDAAMFWLGKTLISTKHYSEAELTFRTIQKEFPDSPFMDSAGRRQRAAEPLAGCA, encoded by the coding sequence ATGTCAATGAAGCGGTTTTCCCTTCTTATTATCGTTTTGACGGGCTTTGTGTTCATTCTCCGGCCGGCTAAGGGGATGGCATCAGCTCCTGAACTCGAAATTAAACTTTTCAACAAAGGGTATGAATATCTTTTCTCCTATAAGCCGGAGCAGGCAGCCGAAACATTCAGAATATTTCTCAAGGAATTTCCGGAAAGTTCTATTCGGGACGCTGCCATGTTCTGGCTCGGCAAGACCCTCATCAGCACGAAACACTATAGCGAGGCAGAGCTGACTTTTCGGACAATACAAAAGGAATTTCCTGACAGTCCATTCATGGATTCAGCAGGCAGGCGTCAAAGAGCAGCAGAACCGCTCGCAGGTTGTGCATGA
- a CDS encoding DoxX family protein, whose translation MFKALLRTDNNKGSIFLRLALGIVMFPHGAQKVLGWFGGPGYAKTIEIFTTKVHLPLFAVILLMITEFIGALCLIGGFFTRVFALAIGFAMAVCAYGNHLQNGFFMNWMGNQKGEGFEFHVLVVGIALALAARGGGAFSIDRMIVKK comes from the coding sequence ATGTTCAAGGCGCTTTTGAGGACAGATAACAACAAAGGAAGCATATTCTTGCGGCTGGCTCTCGGTATTGTCATGTTCCCGCATGGTGCCCAGAAAGTGCTCGGATGGTTTGGCGGCCCGGGGTATGCAAAAACCATAGAGATATTCACGACAAAGGTGCATCTGCCCCTGTTTGCGGTAATACTTCTCATGATAACTGAGTTCATCGGTGCGCTCTGTCTGATTGGGGGATTTTTCACTCGTGTCTTTGCGCTTGCCATCGGTTTTGCCATGGCAGTCTGCGCGTATGGCAATCACCTGCAAAACGGCTTTTTTATGAACTGGATGGGTAACCAGAAGGGTGAAGGGTTTGAGTTTCATGTCCTTGTTGTAGGCATTGCCCTTGCTCTTGCAGCAAGGGGCGGCGGTGCGTTTTCGATTGATCGAATGATTGTGAAGAAGTAG
- a CDS encoding M23 family metallopeptidase produces MPGDAFIVKISGANAMALPEGAFDSRPLFFASCGDGCFFAVGAADPKTAPGKRTVEIQVGAKKKRLPITVKRHVFPVIQLTLPPGKVTLSQEDSDRADREDKLLKSFWSQQSEKMWQGSFSLPLGNEISTQYGVKRIINNTNESIHRGIDIRGSEGEDVRASNSGKVIFAEELFYGGNTVVLNHGMGIFSVYMHLSGFNRKSGEGVSKGDVIGFVGSTGRSTGPHLHFGIKAQQLSVNPVSFAKLKL; encoded by the coding sequence ATGCCGGGCGATGCATTCATCGTGAAGATATCAGGCGCCAACGCCATGGCGCTTCCTGAGGGGGCGTTTGACAGCAGGCCGCTTTTTTTTGCTTCCTGCGGAGACGGCTGTTTTTTTGCAGTCGGAGCAGCTGATCCAAAAACAGCTCCGGGAAAACGCACCGTAGAGATACAGGTCGGCGCAAAAAAGAAGCGCCTGCCGATAACCGTAAAGCGCCATGTTTTCCCGGTGATTCAACTTACCCTGCCACCGGGAAAAGTGACGTTGAGCCAGGAGGATAGCGATCGTGCTGACAGGGAGGACAAGCTTCTTAAATCCTTCTGGTCGCAGCAGTCGGAAAAGATGTGGCAGGGCAGCTTCAGTCTGCCTCTGGGCAATGAGATTTCGACGCAGTATGGTGTTAAGCGGATCATCAACAATACCAATGAGAGCATCCACCGCGGCATTGATATCAGGGGGAGCGAAGGGGAAGATGTCCGGGCCTCAAACAGCGGAAAGGTTATTTTTGCGGAGGAACTGTTTTATGGCGGCAATACCGTTGTGCTGAATCACGGCATGGGGATATTTTCCGTATATATGCATCTGTCGGGTTTTAACAGGAAGTCAGGGGAGGGCGTTTCAAAAGGCGATGTCATCGGCTTTGTCGGTTCAACAGGAAGATCAACAGGACCCCATCTGCACTTTGGGATAAAGGCACAACAATTGAGTGTGAACCCTGTATCATTTGCGAAGCTGAAATTATGA
- the pnp gene encoding polyribonucleotide nucleotidyltransferase: MIKTVAIELRSKELNLETGKMARQADGSVVARYGDTVLLATAVSSKTPREGIDFFPLTIDYLEKTYAAGKIPGGFFKREGRPTEKEVLTSRLIDRPHRPLFPKGYSCETQGIVNVLSYGEENIADVLGITTMSAALHISDIPFDGPVAAVRIGRVNGAFIINPDLKEVEECDLNLVVAGTVDAVAMVEGSAQEMSESDLLEAIDLAHAEIKKLCAVQNEFREIVGKPKRSFTVPVKDEDLKNKVKELALGKITEAIVIPDKLRRQSALDEILKEIIKLLNTGEKDIAKDIAAAFNDIEKNLVRDMILTRNVRADGRTPEQIRPISAEVGLLPRTHGSALFVRGETQCLAVVTLGTTDDEQRIDSLEGETSKSFMLHYNFPPFSVGEVKPLRSPGRREIGHGILAERSIRAIMPSKTDFPYTVRIVSDTLESNGSSSMASVCGGTLALMDAGVPIKAPVAGIAMGLIKEGDRVVVLTDILGLEDHLGDMDFKVTGTENGIAAFQMDTKIGGISRAIMEKALEQARQGRLFILNKIKETMTEPRKELASHAPRIYTMQIKQDKIREVIGTGGKVIRGIIEKTGVKINIDDSGLISIAASDGVAAQKAIDIINGIIAEAEIGKIYLGKVKKVMDFGAFVEILPGTEGLCHISQLSDKRVANVTDEVNEGDEILVKVLEIDKMGKIRLSRKEAMKEQESKDK; this comes from the coding sequence ATGATTAAGACTGTTGCAATTGAACTTCGCAGCAAGGAATTAAATTTAGAGACAGGAAAGATGGCACGGCAGGCTGACGGCTCGGTTGTTGCCCGGTACGGCGACACGGTACTGCTGGCAACTGCGGTGAGCAGCAAGACGCCGAGAGAAGGGATAGACTTTTTCCCCTTAACGATCGATTACCTCGAAAAGACGTATGCTGCCGGAAAGATACCGGGCGGTTTTTTCAAGAGAGAGGGCAGACCTACTGAAAAAGAGGTGCTGACCTCCCGGCTTATTGACCGGCCTCACAGGCCGCTTTTCCCCAAGGGCTACAGCTGTGAAACCCAGGGGATTGTCAATGTGCTTTCATATGGTGAAGAGAATATTGCCGATGTTCTTGGCATAACAACCATGTCTGCGGCGCTCCATATATCTGACATTCCCTTTGACGGCCCTGTGGCCGCAGTCAGGATAGGACGGGTCAATGGTGCGTTCATCATTAATCCAGACCTTAAGGAAGTGGAGGAGTGCGACCTCAATCTGGTTGTTGCAGGAACGGTGGATGCGGTTGCCATGGTAGAGGGCAGTGCGCAGGAGATGAGCGAGTCCGACCTGCTTGAAGCCATTGATCTGGCGCATGCGGAGATAAAGAAGCTCTGCGCTGTCCAGAACGAGTTCAGAGAAATAGTCGGCAAGCCAAAGAGAAGTTTCACGGTCCCGGTCAAAGACGAGGACCTTAAGAATAAAGTGAAAGAACTGGCGCTCGGAAAGATTACCGAAGCTATTGTCATTCCGGACAAGCTGAGGAGACAGTCAGCGCTTGATGAGATCCTCAAGGAGATCATAAAACTGTTAAACACAGGGGAAAAAGATATTGCCAAGGATATCGCTGCTGCGTTTAATGATATAGAGAAGAACCTTGTCAGGGACATGATTCTGACCAGGAATGTCCGTGCTGACGGAAGGACTCCGGAGCAGATCAGGCCTATCAGCGCAGAAGTCGGCCTTCTGCCGAGGACTCATGGTTCTGCCCTTTTTGTCAGAGGCGAGACCCAGTGCCTTGCCGTGGTTACACTGGGAACAACAGATGATGAGCAGAGGATCGATTCCCTTGAGGGTGAGACCTCGAAGTCATTTATGCTGCACTACAATTTCCCGCCGTTCAGCGTTGGCGAGGTGAAACCGCTCAGGTCTCCCGGCAGGCGCGAGATCGGGCACGGGATTCTTGCCGAGAGGTCGATCAGGGCTATCATGCCTTCCAAGACAGACTTCCCTTATACGGTAAGAATTGTATCTGATACCCTTGAGTCCAACGGTTCATCGTCAATGGCCTCAGTATGCGGAGGGACTCTTGCATTGATGGATGCGGGTGTTCCGATCAAGGCTCCTGTTGCCGGCATTGCGATGGGACTGATAAAAGAGGGTGACCGCGTTGTCGTGCTTACGGACATCCTCGGCCTGGAAGATCATCTGGGCGATATGGATTTCAAGGTTACCGGAACGGAAAACGGTATTGCTGCGTTCCAGATGGACACAAAGATCGGCGGCATATCACGTGCAATAATGGAAAAGGCGCTTGAGCAGGCCAGACAGGGGAGACTCTTTATTCTGAACAAGATAAAAGAGACCATGACTGAGCCAAGGAAAGAACTTGCAAGCCACGCCCCCAGAATATATACCATGCAGATCAAGCAGGACAAGATCCGCGAGGTCATCGGCACAGGCGGCAAGGTCATACGCGGCATTATTGAGAAGACCGGCGTAAAGATAAATATCGACGACAGCGGTCTCATCAGTATCGCTGCTTCTGATGGGGTAGCTGCACAGAAGGCGATTGATATTATCAACGGGATCATTGCTGAAGCCGAGATCGGAAAGATCTATCTGGGCAAGGTGAAGAAAGTCATGGACTTCGGGGCATTTGTCGAGATACTGCCCGGTACCGAGGGGCTCTGCCATATATCGCAGTTGTCGGACAAGAGAGTTGCGAATGTGACCGACGAAGTCAACGAAGGCGACGAGATACTGGTAAAGGTTTTAGAAATAGACAAGATGGGCAAGATCCGGCTGAGCCGTAAAGAGGCAATGAAGGAGCAGGAAAGTAAAGATAAATAG
- a CDS encoding metallophosphoesterase produces MSLFFITFFLAYGGMHLYAFVRARAALHFGLLPGTALSLFMTLMLFAPFFIRQAEKQGLEQSARMLSYFGYTWLGILFLFSSSSLLLDLYRLLLRSLELMGKTEYANLKPTAGVLFFLPLILSLLIAAYGYGEARNIRTETITITTSKIPAAIGTIRIVQISDVHLGLIIREERLARILDLVREASPDIVVSTGDLVDGQINGMPGLAEMFSRINPRYGKYAVTGNHEFYAGLEQALAFTRKSGFRVLRNEAVDLDGVLSIAGVDDRAVRPWAGAGDGAEKEMLARLPQEKFTLLLKHRPLVDGGSIGLFDLQLSGHVHHGQIFPFSLLTKLYYPVHAGLARLDLGSRLYVSRGTGTWGPPIRFLSPPEVTVIDLVRNPES; encoded by the coding sequence ATGTCTCTCTTTTTTATCACGTTTTTTCTTGCATACGGAGGTATGCACCTGTACGCTTTTGTCCGGGCGCGGGCAGCGCTCCATTTCGGATTGCTTCCAGGCACGGCACTATCGCTTTTTATGACGCTGATGCTCTTTGCCCCTTTTTTTATCAGGCAGGCGGAAAAGCAGGGGCTGGAGCAGTCTGCGCGCATGCTCTCCTATTTCGGTTATACCTGGCTCGGCATACTCTTTTTATTTTCATCGTCATCCCTGCTCCTTGATCTGTACCGGTTGCTGCTCCGGTCTCTTGAACTCATGGGGAAAACCGAGTACGCGAATCTCAAGCCAACTGCCGGCGTCCTGTTTTTTCTGCCCCTGATCCTTTCGCTGCTTATTGCGGCCTACGGTTATGGAGAGGCAAGGAACATCAGGACAGAAACAATAACCATAACAACGTCAAAGATCCCTGCGGCAATCGGAACTATAAGGATCGTTCAGATATCTGATGTTCATCTCGGCCTGATCATCAGGGAAGAACGGCTCGCACGGATACTGGACCTTGTCAGGGAGGCTTCTCCGGATATTGTCGTATCTACCGGTGATCTTGTTGACGGTCAGATCAACGGCATGCCGGGACTGGCTGAAATGTTCAGCAGGATCAATCCGCGATACGGCAAATATGCCGTCACAGGAAACCATGAATTCTACGCAGGGCTTGAGCAGGCCCTTGCGTTTACCAGGAAGTCTGGCTTCAGGGTCCTGCGCAATGAAGCGGTTGATCTCGATGGTGTTTTGAGTATTGCCGGTGTGGATGACAGGGCAGTAAGGCCATGGGCAGGTGCAGGCGATGGTGCTGAAAAAGAGATGCTCGCACGGCTCCCGCAGGAAAAATTTACCCTGCTCCTGAAGCACCGGCCTCTTGTGGACGGGGGGTCTATTGGCCTCTTCGACCTGCAGCTTTCAGGTCATGTTCACCATGGCCAGATCTTTCCCTTCAGCCTTCTTACGAAGCTGTATTACCCGGTGCATGCCGGATTGGCGCGCCTTGACCTCGGCTCGCGTCTTTATGTCAGCAGGGGAACGGGCACGTGGGGGCCTCCCATTCGTTTTCTTTCCCCGCCTGAGGTAACGGTGATTGATCTGGTGCGTAATCCTGAGAGCTGA
- a CDS encoding DEAD/DEAH box helicase: protein MKFEDFSISKETLRTVSEIGFEEPTPIQVSAIPLIMEGKDVIGQAQTGTGKTAAFGIPIVEMAKRGKKPFAIILEPTRELAVQVAQEMNRIGSGKKINAFPVYGGKSIDIQIRTLRAGVDVVVGTPGRIIDHIQRKTLSLSDIRIVVLDEADEMLDMGFIEDIETILKTTPAERQTLLFSATMPLPILNITKKFMRSPEKIRINPKDVVVPEIKQVFYEVRDADKLNALTRLIDVEDPQLAIVFCHTKRDVDDVAMKLQQMGYSASPLHGDFTQAHRDEVMEKFKKGKLDILVATDVAARGLDIKNVTHVINYSIPQNPESYIHRIGRTGRAGKSGIAITLVSPREYRHLKLIERTAKTTIDKKSLPTSKEVLKAKEKGIAKDIASMISENKHEGYLKMIEVLAAESSVAEIAAAALCIAYGEPKVAHVNESAAPEQRGNVARLFMTIGRKDKITVAEIVKAIASGARIPGSRIGKIELHDSFTFVEVPADLADMVIHALDDMMVMGKRVQIKPANARKEFSEKEFDGRSGRKEYPKKEYPKKEFSRKDYDMKSVKKDKKRY, encoded by the coding sequence ATGAAATTTGAAGATTTTTCAATCAGCAAGGAGACATTACGTACTGTTTCGGAGATAGGCTTTGAGGAGCCGACGCCTATACAGGTGTCAGCTATTCCCCTTATCATGGAGGGGAAGGATGTTATCGGACAGGCGCAGACCGGTACAGGAAAGACCGCTGCCTTTGGAATCCCTATCGTAGAAATGGCCAAGAGGGGCAAAAAGCCTTTTGCGATTATCCTTGAACCTACGCGTGAACTTGCCGTACAGGTTGCCCAGGAGATGAACAGAATCGGCAGCGGCAAGAAGATTAATGCATTTCCTGTGTACGGCGGGAAATCCATCGATATCCAGATTAGAACGCTCAGGGCAGGTGTCGATGTAGTTGTCGGTACGCCCGGAAGGATCATTGACCATATTCAGAGGAAGACGCTCTCCCTGTCTGACATCAGGATCGTTGTGCTTGACGAGGCTGACGAGATGCTCGATATGGGCTTTATCGAAGATATCGAGACGATACTCAAGACAACGCCTGCAGAGCGCCAGACGCTTCTCTTTTCTGCAACTATGCCTTTGCCGATACTGAATATCACGAAAAAATTCATGCGCAGCCCCGAGAAGATCAGGATCAATCCGAAAGATGTCGTTGTCCCTGAGATCAAACAGGTCTTTTATGAGGTGAGGGATGCTGACAAGCTCAATGCCCTTACCCGGCTCATTGATGTGGAGGACCCTCAGCTTGCGATCGTTTTTTGCCATACAAAAAGAGATGTTGACGATGTGGCCATGAAACTGCAGCAGATGGGGTACAGCGCCAGTCCGCTGCATGGTGATTTCACACAGGCGCACCGGGATGAGGTTATGGAGAAGTTCAAGAAGGGAAAGCTTGATATCCTTGTAGCGACCGATGTTGCAGCCCGCGGTCTTGATATCAAAAATGTCACTCACGTGATCAACTACAGCATTCCCCAGAATCCCGAAAGTTATATCCACAGAATCGGACGGACCGGCAGGGCAGGAAAGTCAGGCATTGCCATAACCCTTGTCTCGCCGAGGGAATACCGGCATCTGAAGCTGATCGAGCGGACTGCAAAGACAACGATCGACAAGAAAAGTCTGCCCACGTCCAAAGAGGTGCTTAAGGCAAAGGAAAAGGGCATTGCCAAAGATATTGCCTCAATGATCAGCGAGAATAAACATGAAGGTTATCTGAAAATGATTGAAGTATTGGCTGCAGAATCCAGCGTTGCCGAGATCGCAGCAGCAGCGCTCTGCATTGCCTATGGCGAGCCGAAGGTTGCACATGTCAATGAATCGGCAGCCCCTGAGCAGCGCGGCAATGTGGCGCGGCTCTTCATGACGATCGGACGAAAGGACAAGATAACGGTAGCCGAGATCGTGAAGGCCATTGCCTCCGGTGCGCGCATACCGGGCAGCAGGATCGGCAAGATCGAACTGCACGATTCATTTACGTTCGTTGAAGTGCCTGCTGATCTGGCAGACATGGTCATTCATGCCCTTGACGATATGATGGTTATGGGCAAGCGGGTGCAGATCAAACCGGCGAATGCGCGGAAAGAATTCTCTGAAAAAGAGTTCGATGGAAGAAGCGGCAGAAAAGAGTACCCTAAAAAAGAATATCCCAAAAAAGAGTTCTCCAGAAAAGACTACGACATGAAAAGCGTTAAAAAGGACAAAAAGAGATATTAA
- a CDS encoding radical SAM protein has protein sequence MNNGPIIREIQAKSILSKSGIPGTDYCINAYVGCSHACVYCYATFMKKYTGHTEPWGAFVDVKVNAAELLRKQLQKAKRGHVMISSVTDAYQPIEVKYRLTRQCLEILFEHQFPVGVLTKSPLVLRDLDIIKGFDEIEVGITISTDDEVMRKIFEPGAPPIEARINTLRKLKESGVKTYVFIGPMLPMNPEVLSGKIGKYADSILISRMNYANKTAHLFKKLGMMQWLDKSFAEEIRTRIKTSIGTEKVTDC, from the coding sequence ATGAATAATGGCCCTATCATCAGAGAGATACAGGCCAAGTCCATACTCTCAAAGTCAGGTATCCCTGGTACTGACTATTGTATTAATGCGTATGTCGGCTGTTCCCATGCCTGTGTATACTGCTATGCGACCTTCATGAAGAAATATACCGGCCACACAGAGCCGTGGGGGGCTTTTGTTGATGTTAAGGTCAATGCCGCTGAACTCCTCAGAAAACAGCTGCAAAAAGCGAAGCGGGGTCATGTGATGATCAGTTCCGTGACGGACGCATATCAGCCGATAGAGGTCAAATATCGTTTAACCCGGCAATGTCTCGAAATTCTGTTTGAGCATCAATTCCCTGTGGGTGTCCTTACCAAGTCTCCGCTGGTGCTCAGAGACCTTGATATTATTAAAGGATTCGATGAGATTGAAGTCGGTATCACGATATCAACTGACGATGAAGTAATGCGAAAGATTTTTGAACCGGGCGCCCCTCCGATTGAGGCCCGCATAAATACGCTCAGGAAATTGAAGGAGAGTGGTGTAAAAACCTATGTGTTTATCGGGCCGATGCTGCCAATGAACCCGGAGGTCCTGAGCGGAAAGATCGGCAAATACGCAGATTCCATCCTGATCAGCAGGATGAACTACGCAAACAAAACTGCCCATTTGTTCAAAAAACTTGGAATGATGCAATGGCTCGACAAGAGTTTTGCCGAAGAGATCAGGACCCGAATCAAAACGAGTATCGGCACGGAAAAGGTGACGGACTGCTGA
- the dusB gene encoding tRNA dihydrouridine synthase DusB → MVKNSAITLKSRLLLAPMAGITDLPFRLITRSLGCEFAFLEMISARSIVHQSGKTGRMLNSCEEDRPLGAQLLGHEPESLLKAMDRILSGGYEVLDLNAACPVDKVTNKGKGASLLRDPKKVKTLLEAMVKHADLPVTVKIRAGWSSTSVNACEVARYAEDAGISGLTLHGRTREQGYSGRVDYNIIRRVKEAVSIPVIASGDALSPQLIKKMFDETGCDAVAIARGSLGNPWIFRDTMAYLEKGVIPERPGPDELADTMLRHLELNCDFFGDNRGVILFRKLFAWYVKGLHEVRQLKDQAFKAETRLQMQGLMESVRTYTYSHHEGYYEGFALTC, encoded by the coding sequence GTGGTAAAAAACAGCGCTATAACGCTCAAGTCACGCCTGCTTCTTGCTCCCATGGCAGGGATAACAGACCTTCCGTTCCGGCTTATTACCCGTTCCCTTGGATGCGAGTTCGCATTTCTCGAGATGATATCAGCCCGTTCGATTGTCCATCAGTCAGGCAAGACAGGCCGTATGCTCAACTCCTGCGAGGAAGACAGACCTCTGGGCGCACAGTTGCTCGGACATGAGCCCGAATCTCTCCTTAAGGCCATGGACAGGATTCTGTCCGGAGGGTATGAGGTCCTGGATCTTAATGCGGCCTGCCCGGTCGATAAGGTTACCAATAAAGGAAAGGGTGCAAGCCTGTTGAGGGATCCGAAAAAAGTGAAGACCCTGCTTGAGGCGATGGTGAAGCATGCTGATCTGCCTGTTACCGTAAAGATAAGGGCCGGCTGGAGCAGTACTTCGGTCAATGCCTGCGAAGTCGCCCGTTATGCTGAGGATGCGGGTATCAGCGGTCTGACATTGCATGGAAGGACCAGGGAGCAGGGTTACAGCGGAAGAGTTGACTATAACATCATCAGGCGGGTGAAAGAAGCGGTTTCGATTCCTGTCATTGCAAGCGGTGATGCACTTTCGCCCCAGCTCATAAAGAAGATGTTCGACGAGACAGGTTGCGATGCGGTTGCCATTGCCCGCGGCTCTCTCGGCAATCCCTGGATATTCAGGGACACAATGGCATATCTCGAAAAAGGCGTTATTCCTGAGCGGCCGGGCCCGGATGAACTGGCAGATACCATGCTCCGCCATCTGGAGCTTAACTGTGATTTTTTTGGCGATAACAGAGGTGTGATCCTTTTCCGCAAGCTTTTCGCCTGGTATGTGAAAGGACTCCATGAGGTGAGACAATTGAAGGATCAGGCATTTAAGGCAGAGACCCGGCTGCAGATGCAGGGCCTCATGGAGTCTGTGCGAACCTATACGTACAGTCACCATGAGGGATATTATGAGGGGTTTGCGCTTACCTGTTAA
- the rpsO gene encoding 30S ribosomal protein S15: MALDKVRKEGIIGDYKMHEKDTGSPEVQIAIVTDRITYLTEHFKTHTKDHHSRRGLLMLVSQRRKLLDYLKTTNKERYEKIIARLGIRK, from the coding sequence GTGGCACTTGACAAGGTAAGAAAAGAAGGAATTATTGGTGATTACAAGATGCATGAGAAGGATACTGGTTCTCCCGAGGTTCAGATAGCAATTGTGACCGACAGAATAACGTATCTGACCGAGCATTTCAAGACCCATACGAAGGACCATCACTCAAGGAGAGGACTGCTCATGCTCGTAAGTCAGAGAAGAAAGCTCCTTGACTACCTCAAAACGACAAACAAAGAACGGTACGAGAAGATAATCGCTCGACTTGGCATCAGAAAATAG